GAACGAAGTTCAAATTCTTTTTCGCGGTAGTAGGAGGGGAGTTTAAGATTTAAATCTAGCTGTTTGCTGTTCAGTGATTTAATTTCAATGGTAATTTTCTTGCCGGGAAATTCTAAGTCTTTACGCCCAAATCCGGTCATCGATTTTATCATGCCTTCAGAATTTAAGGTTCAAAGTTAGCACATATTTCAAAATAATCCGAGGTTGGAATTTCTACATCGGTGATATTGGCCAACTAGCGCCACTTTGTTATTCTGAATAGAGATGGGGTTTGGTTTCTGTAACTCTAGTGTCCAGTAAAATAACCCCTTTGTTTTTCCATTTTCCGGAGAGGTAGTATACAATTGAGGCAAGCAACCCCATGGCCCAGCCAATGGGAATAGACCACCAAATGCCCTGTTCACCAATTATATGTGAGAGAAATATTGCTGCTGGCAATCGGAAAATCCAAAGCGATAAAACAGTTATAAACATGGGGATTAACGTGGCACCGGCACCGCGCAATAGGCCACTGAAAACAAACATTGTAGAGAAGAGTATGTAGAATGAGCTGACAATAATTAGATATTGTTCACCTATTCGTATTACCTCGCCATCGGTTGTAAATAGACTCATCAACTCGTTACCGAATGTAACTATTCCTAGCGTGAGAAAAATACAAACGATGGCAGACATTATGAGGGTCGATGCCAGCCCTTTGCGAATACGGTCAAGCTTTCCCGCACCGAGATTTTGGCCAACGAAGCTCGACAGGGCGGCCGAAAAATTCATGGCGGGCATGGCGGCAAGGGAGTCAATACGGCCTGCTGCCGAGTAGGCGGCAATAACGTTGGTTCCAAAGGTGTTGACGATGCTGTTGAGGGCTACAATTCCCACGGCGATTAATGTTTGCTGAATACCTGAAGGTAGTCCAATACGCAGGCTCTGATAGAATATATGCCAGCTAAAGGAGAGTTTTTTTATGGAGTATTTCAGGATTGTATGCGTTTTGTTGAGGTAGATAATGGCTGTAACAAATGCACCTCCCTGCGCCACCACCGTTGCTATGGCAGCCCCGGCAACCCCCCATTTAAATACCAAAATAAAGAGAAAGTCGAATAGGATATTAAACACGGTAGCAATTATCAGAAAGTAGAGTGGGGTTTTGGAGTCGCCTAAACCTCTGAGGATGGACGAAATGCCGTTAAAACCAAAAAATACCACCATGCCTCCAAGGTAGATGCTCAGGTAAAGTTGTGCTTGGGGTATGAGTTCTTCTGGCAGTAAAACTAACCGGAGCAAGCTTCTACTAAATAGAACGCCAACAATTCCCACCACCACTCCGGCAATCATTAATAAGATGCTGATGGTGTCGGACGCTTTCTTTACACTTTGGTAGTCCTTTGCACCAAAGTATTGCGAAATAATAACGCTGGCCCCGCTGCCAATGCCAATTACCATCGCGATAATGGCATAAATAATGGGGAACGATGCCCCCACAGCAGCCAATGCCTCCTTGCCCAAAAATTTCCCAACAATAATCGAATCTACGATATTGTAGGTCTGTTGGAATACGTTGCCAACAAGCATGGGGAGGGCAAAATTCAGTATTAGCTTACCCTCTTTGCCTACGGTGAGATCTTTCATGAAGATGCAATTGTTGTTTGCTTCCTTGTGAAACCGCGCTACCCCTTTTTAATAGTAAGTAGCTACTAGCAAAGGTATAAATCCTGCAATATTCTCACTTGCTGCTGCTATTAACAAAAAAACGGCACCTACCGACACCGTTTTATGAAATTGAGTTATATAATCTATTTTGTTCTCTCCATTTCCACCGTAAAATGCCGCATAATGGGTGCTTCCCATATAATTTGCAAACCCTTGGTAATGGTTTCCCGTCTGTCGAAAACATTTTTTAAGGCCACGGCCACAACATCGATGTGATTGTTGGTATATACCCTGCGCGGAATGGCGAGGCGCAGTAGTTCGAGCTGTGGGTAACGATTTTCCCGTGTCTCGGGATCTCTGTCGGCCAGAAGAGTTCCAATCTCCACACCACGTATGCCAGCCTCAAGGTAAAGTTCAATGGCAAGTGTTTGTGCACGGTATTGGTCTTTTGGCAGATTGGGTAACACCCTGTTGGCATCCACAAAAATGGCATGGCCACCAGCAGGAAACTGGAACGGTATGCCAAACTCCTGGAGGCGGTTGCCAAGGTATTCCACTTGCTTAATTCGTGTTTCGAGGTAGTCAAACTCCGTGCCTTCGTCTAGGCCAACGGCGAGCGCATTCATATCTCGACCCGACATTCCTCCGTAGGTGATAAATCCTTCAAACATGATGTTGAACACCGAACACTCGCGGTGCAGCTGTTGGCTTCGCATGGCAATAAAACCACCCATGTTTACAATGGCGTCCTTCTTACTACTCATGGTCATAGCATCGGCATAGGTGAACATCTCCTGCACAATCTCCTTTATCGATTTGTGTTCATAGCCTTTCTCCCGCATCTTGATGAAGTATGCATTTTCTGCAAAGCGAGCAGAGTCAAAAACCACCATTTTGCCATACTTAGTGGCAATGCTTTTTACCTCACGAAGGCACTCCATCGATACGGGCTGTCCACCAGCTGTGTTGTTGGTGACCGTAACAATCACAAACGGAACTTTTTGGCTATGCTCGGAAAGGAATTTCTCTAACTTTTTTGGATCAACGTTGCCCTTGAATGGATGGTAAAGTTCGGTGTTGCCTGCTTCGTCAATAGTGCAGTCTACGGCATGAGCCTTTCTAAACTCAATGTGCCCTTTGGTGGTGTCGAAGTGGGAATTGCCTGGCACAAAGTCGCCCTCTTTCACAAGAGCGGAAAATAGCACATTCTCGGCCGCACGTCCTTGATGCGTTGGAATGAAGTATTCGAAGCCAAGAATGTTCTTAATGGCATTCTTTAAATTGTAAAATGAAGAGGCACCTGCATAGCTCTCATCGCCCATCATAATGGCTGCCCACTGACGGTCGCTCATGGCTCCTGTTCCGGAGTCGGTGAGAAGGTCGATAAATACCTGTTCGCTACGGAGATTAAAAAGGTTGTATTTAGCCTCTTTTATCCATTGTTCCCTCTCTTGGCGAGTGCTCTTACGGAGGGGTTCAACCATTTTTATCTTGTATGATTCTGAAAAAGGAAGTTCCATGTTAATTGGTGTTTTTTTGTAACTGCATAAAGGATTATTGCCAAAAGGCATCGAATTTTGGGAAAGCGGAAAAGCAGAGCTGCTTTGCCTTAAAGGGGAAAGGTGTCGCGTCGTTTGACGTTAACAAAGTTGTATTTTGCCACAAAATTAAGCCTCAGGTAGGTCGTTGGCGAGTTCATGCGTTGCAGTATTTTAAAAATTGGTAGCAAATAATCTACCCTAAATTAATGTTGCAAAGTTACAAATGGTAGGAATATTTGCACTGCTTTTAGAACCGTAAATTTAAGTATTTGAATGTTGTAAAGAATTATTTTGCCAATAAAAAGTAATAAGCATAAAAAAAAGGCCAGAGTTTACTGGCCTTTCTGAATATAAAAATGGGTCGAGATTATTTGGTCGTGCTGTCTCCACTGGATTCAACCTCCGGTTTAGCTTCAGCGCTACATTGTTCGAGCTTATGTGCCACGAATGAATAAAACGAAAGATATTCCTTTCCGCTCTCCTTGAGTCTTGCCTTCAAAGCGTTTGCTTGTTTCATTGTGGTTTCTCCTTCGTGTATATGCCTATTGCCTGCAACTTTTTCTTTTTTATCTACATTCTTGGCTTCGTTATCTTTCGCCTCCATCTCCATTTTTGCAATAAACGCTGGATCGATCCTTTGCTCCTCAACAACCCCCTTTATTAGAACGTCGTTTCCTTCCAACGATTTATCAAATATTTTTACGGAGTCGCTGGCAACCACCTTGATGGTAGAATCACTGTTCGACCCATACACAAACATACGCTTACCAGTTTCGGTACAGGTATGGAAAACGTGACCTTTTATGGTCACCTCTTTCCCCACAAATGCTTCAGGATATTTGATAAGGCTGTCGATGCTTAGTGTTTCTTTAAGACCAACATTGGCTGTTGCCGCTTTTTTTTCTACTTGGCCACAAGAGGCCAGCAGGAGCCCCACAAAAAGGGTAAAATAAGTTTTCTTCATAGGTTATGTTTTTTTACATGGTTAAATGTATGAAGTTTAGCTCAAAAGGTAGTGGTTATTCGTATCTTTTTAGCTGTGACCTGGTATGTTCCTTTAAAGTTGGATCTAATTGTAGTTTTTTGGGTGGTAATTACTTTTGTAACTCTTGATTTATAGCAAGAAAACCACCAATCTGCCTTAAGTTGCTTTTCCTCTTATGCAAAAATTGCTACCTTTCACAATGTATTTGTGATGTATGAAGAGAACTTGGTTTTTAATATTAACGTTTTTTCTTACAAGCATCTATCTGGGGAAGTCGCAGTCAACAGACTCCTTTGAGAAGGTGTTGGCTCACTCTTCTGGAAATAAAAGAATTGAGCTACTGCTTAAGTTTGCAGACTCTACACTTAACCAAGACCCGGCTAAAAGTTTAGAGTATGGACTTAAGGCATTGGTTGTTTCTAAGCACATTAAGTCTCAGGAATCCGAAGCGGCATCGCTCCTTAGTATGGGTGTTTCAAGTGTCAAAAATAATTCTTTTGAGAACGGAATCAGGTATTTGCAACGTGCATTGGCACTATATGAAAAACTTGGACGTAATGAAGATATTGGAAAGGTAAACTTGGTGTTTGGCACCATTTATTCCGATGAAAACAACTATGAACTTTCGCACAACTTTATTCTAAAAGCAATTTCTGCCTATCAGGTTAGTGACAGAAGCGTTAGCTTGCTTAAGGCTTACCTTCAAATGGCGATGCTTACCCTCAATTATGGAAGGATAAAGGAGTCGAACAAATATGGCCAGCTGGCCTACACGCTGGCTTTATCGTTATACAATAAGCGTCATCAAGGTACTGCTGAGTTACTGATTAAGGCTGGAATTACGTTGGCCAACTCTCAGAAAGGGCTTAGGGAATATGCGTTGGCAGGGGAAACCCTTCAGCAGGTTTATGCTGTTTCCGAGGAGTTGAGGGATACACTAAAAATGGTGTCGCTGCTAATTCAAAAGAGCAATCTGCTATTTGCGCAGCAAAATTATACACAAGCATCGGGGCCACTTGATACCGCATTTGCACTCGCAAGTAAACCTAATTTTGTTAAGGAGTTGGCTCGTGTGTATGCTAGTGAAGGCGACATCTTCTTCGTAAAAAAGAATTATGCCAAGGCGTTGGAGCGCTATGAAAAGGCTAGCGAACTTTTTGCTAAAGAGAAGAGCTATCGCGATTTAGTTAATACATACGTTCTCTCGTCTAGAATAATGAATGCCGAAGGCAATACTAAGCGTGCGTTACAGCTTCTTAACCATTCCCTTGAAATCTCAAAGAAAAATAATTTAAACCAAACAGTATCCGAGATTTATTTGTCGCTTTCCTTAGTGTACGAGAAGGAGGGGAAGTTTCCCCAAGCACTCGAATTTCATAAGTTGTGGTCTGAAATTCGCGACAGTATTTACAGTGAGCAATCAGGTGACAAGCTCGCTCGCTTGCAAATGCTTTACGAAATCTCTCAGAAGGATCAGGAGAACAAAATTCTCCGACAGAACTCAGAGATTCAGCGGCTGCAGATTGCCCATAGCCAATTCCAGCGACTCTATCTTATTCTAGCCATAACCGCTGTAATTTTTCTCTTCCTTATTCTGTTTCTACGCTATAGGAGTAAGATGAAGGAGGTGAAGCAACAGAGGGAGAATGAGCATCGCATTACTGAGTTGAATAAAAATTTGGAGCGACGGCTGGTGGAGGAACTTCGCAAGCAGGAACAGCAGCAAGAACTTCTGGCGCAAAAATCGAAGTTGGAGTCGCTGGGAACCTTAGCGGCTGGCATTGCGCACGAGATTAACCAGCCACTGGGAGGAATTTCTATGGGCTTGGACAATATTCAGCTGAAGCTACTGGAGGGCCACCTTTCCAACGACTACTTGAATAAGAAAATTGATAGCCTTTTCAAGCATGTTGATCGCATAAAAAAAATTATTGAGCATACCCGCACATTTTCGCGATCGCAAAGGCAGGTTCTCTTTGGCAAGATTAACGTAAATGAGGTGGTGAGCAATGCCCTTCTAATGATTTCCGCACAGATGGAAGAGCATGCAATTGACCTGGAGGTGGTGCTTGGAACCATTGATGGTTTTGTGCTGGGTGATGCATACCGTATTGAACAGGTGGTTCTCAACCTGCTTTCTAATGCCATACATGCAGTGGAGGAGCGGGAGCGAGCCGATGTAAAGGGGTATGTAAAGAGCGTAAAAATTCAAACCTACATGGAGGAAGGTGTTGCAGTGGTGGTAGTGTGGGACAACGGAATCGGAATTCCACATGAACATTTGGATAAAATATTTGATCCCTTCTTCACCACCAAAAAGGAGGACAAGGGAACGGGTTTGGGTCTTTCCATTACCTATGGCATAGTGAAGGATATGCTTGGTGAGCTGTGGGTTGAGTCTAAACCTAATGAGTATACTCGGATGCGGGTAATGTTGCCCATTTCAAGCTGAGAGATGACCCCCTGAGGCGGCACTAACATAGAAAGTTAAAATTGGTCGATGAAGCCACTAAAATAAGATTTGCATGAAAGATCTATCGATTCTTGTACTTGACGATGAGAAAGCTATTCGCGAGGAGATATTGGAGTTTTTGACCGAGGATGGGTATAGCCTTTTTGAAGCAGAGCGGCCTTCAAGGGCTTTTGCAATTATGGAGGAGGAGATTATCGACGTTATCATTCTCGACCTTCAGTTACCTGAAATGGACGGGCTTTCGGTTCTAAAAAAGATAAAGGAGAATAACGACCATGCGGAAGTAATTATGATTACGGGGCATGGCGATATGGAGGCGGTAATTCAGGCCATGCGACTTGGTGCTATGGAGTTCTTTACCAAACCCTTTAGGCTTCTCGATATGAAGGCAGCCATCCAACGAAGTCGTCGTTTTGTGGAGCTGAGCAACCGCTTAAAGGAGGCAAATCTAGGTTATTCTCTGCTGTCAAGAGAGTTACATGATAGCGTGGGTAGCCAGATTATGGGAAATAGCCTTGCCATACGAAGAGCCGTGGATCTAATGGAGAAGGTAGCCAAAAGCGATACCACCTCTGTCCTCATAACCGGTGAAAGCGGAACTGGTAAGGAGTTGGTGGCGCGCGGAATTCATTACTTAAGTAGCCGGAAGAAGAATATATTTTGCCCTGTAAACTGCTCAGCCATACCTGATTCTCTTTTCGAAAGCGAGTTTTTTGGTCATAAAAAAGGTGCCTTCACAGGTGCTATGGAGGATAAGATTGGCTGGTTTGAGATTGCCAATGGCGGTACCCTTTTTCTGGATGAGGTGGTGGAGATGCAGCCCCAAATGCAGGCCAAGTTGCTGCGGGTTCTCGAAGATAGAAAGGTGCAGCGGATAGGTTCACACATTGAAATTGACGTTGATACAAGAATACTGGCGGCAACTAATAAAAATATTGCCCAGCTGGTGGATGAGCATCGGTTTCGTGCTGACCTTTACTATCGCCTTAATTCATTCATAATCAATATGCCACCTCTAAGGGAGCGTAGGGAGGATATTCCCATTTTGCTAAATCACTTCCTTGGATATTATAGCAGCAAGTTCAATAAGAACCTGCCGGAGGTTGATTCTGGAATTTACAAGCTCTTGAACCAATACGATTTTCCCGGGAATGTAAGGGAGCTGCGCAATATGGTAGAACGAGCTATTATTCTTAGCGACGGGAAGCGGTTGCGCTCACGCGACTTTGCTGTTGGCGAGGTGCTACAGGAGAATTTTAC
This window of the Williamwhitmania sp. genome carries:
- a CDS encoding MATE family efflux transporter, with protein sequence MKDLTVGKEGKLILNFALPMLVGNVFQQTYNIVDSIIVGKFLGKEALAAVGASFPIIYAIIAMVIGIGSGASVIISQYFGAKDYQSVKKASDTISILLMIAGVVVGIVGVLFSRSLLRLVLLPEELIPQAQLYLSIYLGGMVVFFGFNGISSILRGLGDSKTPLYFLIIATVFNILFDFLFILVFKWGVAGAAIATVVAQGGAFVTAIIYLNKTHTILKYSIKKLSFSWHIFYQSLRIGLPSGIQQTLIAVGIVALNSIVNTFGTNVIAAYSAAGRIDSLAAMPAMNFSAALSSFVGQNLGAGKLDRIRKGLASTLIMSAIVCIFLTLGIVTFGNELMSLFTTDGEVIRIGEQYLIIVSSFYILFSTMFVFSGLLRGAGATLIPMFITVLSLWIFRLPAAIFLSHIIGEQGIWWSIPIGWAMGLLASIVYYLSGKWKNKGVILLDTRVTETKPHLYSE
- a CDS encoding tryptophanase, encoding MELPFSESYKIKMVEPLRKSTRQEREQWIKEAKYNLFNLRSEQVFIDLLTDSGTGAMSDRQWAAIMMGDESYAGASSFYNLKNAIKNILGFEYFIPTHQGRAAENVLFSALVKEGDFVPGNSHFDTTKGHIEFRKAHAVDCTIDEAGNTELYHPFKGNVDPKKLEKFLSEHSQKVPFVIVTVTNNTAGGQPVSMECLREVKSIATKYGKMVVFDSARFAENAYFIKMREKGYEHKSIKEIVQEMFTYADAMTMSSKKDAIVNMGGFIAMRSQQLHRECSVFNIMFEGFITYGGMSGRDMNALAVGLDEGTEFDYLETRIKQVEYLGNRLQEFGIPFQFPAGGHAIFVDANRVLPNLPKDQYRAQTLAIELYLEAGIRGVEIGTLLADRDPETRENRYPQLELLRLAIPRRVYTNNHIDVVAVALKNVFDRRETITKGLQIIWEAPIMRHFTVEMERTK
- a CDS encoding ATP-binding protein codes for the protein MKRTWFLILTFFLTSIYLGKSQSTDSFEKVLAHSSGNKRIELLLKFADSTLNQDPAKSLEYGLKALVVSKHIKSQESEAASLLSMGVSSVKNNSFENGIRYLQRALALYEKLGRNEDIGKVNLVFGTIYSDENNYELSHNFILKAISAYQVSDRSVSLLKAYLQMAMLTLNYGRIKESNKYGQLAYTLALSLYNKRHQGTAELLIKAGITLANSQKGLREYALAGETLQQVYAVSEELRDTLKMVSLLIQKSNLLFAQQNYTQASGPLDTAFALASKPNFVKELARVYASEGDIFFVKKNYAKALERYEKASELFAKEKSYRDLVNTYVLSSRIMNAEGNTKRALQLLNHSLEISKKNNLNQTVSEIYLSLSLVYEKEGKFPQALEFHKLWSEIRDSIYSEQSGDKLARLQMLYEISQKDQENKILRQNSEIQRLQIAHSQFQRLYLILAITAVIFLFLILFLRYRSKMKEVKQQRENEHRITELNKNLERRLVEELRKQEQQQELLAQKSKLESLGTLAAGIAHEINQPLGGISMGLDNIQLKLLEGHLSNDYLNKKIDSLFKHVDRIKKIIEHTRTFSRSQRQVLFGKINVNEVVSNALLMISAQMEEHAIDLEVVLGTIDGFVLGDAYRIEQVVLNLLSNAIHAVEERERADVKGYVKSVKIQTYMEEGVAVVVVWDNGIGIPHEHLDKIFDPFFTTKKEDKGTGLGLSITYGIVKDMLGELWVESKPNEYTRMRVMLPISS
- a CDS encoding sigma-54 dependent transcriptional regulator; the encoded protein is MKDLSILVLDDEKAIREEILEFLTEDGYSLFEAERPSRAFAIMEEEIIDVIILDLQLPEMDGLSVLKKIKENNDHAEVIMITGHGDMEAVIQAMRLGAMEFFTKPFRLLDMKAAIQRSRRFVELSNRLKEANLGYSLLSRELHDSVGSQIMGNSLAIRRAVDLMEKVAKSDTTSVLITGESGTGKELVARGIHYLSSRKKNIFCPVNCSAIPDSLFESEFFGHKKGAFTGAMEDKIGWFEIANGGTLFLDEVVEMQPQMQAKLLRVLEDRKVQRIGSHIEIDVDTRILAATNKNIAQLVDEHRFRADLYYRLNSFIINMPPLRERREDIPILLNHFLGYYSSKFNKNLPEVDSGIYKLLNQYDFPGNVRELRNMVERAIILSDGKRLRSRDFAVGEVLQENFTSGEEVFDLDELERKTIIRALEKTDYKKVEAAQLLNITRQALDRRMEKYNLIF